A window from Falsibacillus albus encodes these proteins:
- a CDS encoding GntT/GntP/DsdX family permease gives MSDSTLIIVALAGVCLLLFLVIRTKLHAFVALMLVSLLVGIAADMPLSGVLASIQNGMGGTLGFVAVVVGLGAMLGRMLEVSGGAERLAQSLIDKFGENRAQWALGIAGFIVAVPVFFDVGFIILVPIIYGLARKTGKSLLYYGIPLLAGLAVAHSFIPPTPGPIAVANLIGADLGWVILFGVIAGIPAMIIAGPLFGKYISEKIKADIPEYIKVEQSYKHPLPSFRLVAGLVFTPIILILLNTVSGVLLDKGNGWREFLTFLGHPFVALTITVLLAFYYLGSKRGYSRSEVQEIATKALEPAGIIILVTGAGGVFKQVLIDSGVGQVIGDMMGNSGLPPIVLAFLIASVVRVAQGSATVAMVTSAGLIAPLISSLGLEGPVLGLIVIAIASGATILSHVNDSGFWLVNRYFGMDVKDTLKSWTVMETLIAVVGFAVVFVLGLFIA, from the coding sequence ATGTCGGATTCAACTTTGATTATTGTCGCTTTAGCCGGTGTTTGTTTGCTATTATTCTTAGTCATACGTACAAAATTACATGCCTTTGTTGCACTTATGCTCGTAAGTTTATTAGTGGGGATAGCTGCAGATATGCCGCTCTCTGGTGTCCTGGCTTCCATCCAAAATGGGATGGGGGGAACGCTCGGGTTTGTGGCAGTGGTTGTCGGATTGGGAGCCATGCTAGGCAGGATGCTGGAAGTTTCAGGTGGAGCTGAACGGCTTGCGCAATCGTTAATCGACAAATTTGGCGAGAACCGCGCACAATGGGCCTTGGGGATTGCTGGTTTTATCGTGGCTGTACCGGTCTTTTTTGATGTAGGATTCATTATTCTCGTGCCGATAATCTACGGATTGGCCCGGAAAACAGGAAAATCACTTTTGTATTATGGAATCCCACTTTTGGCAGGTCTTGCAGTAGCTCACAGCTTCATCCCGCCGACCCCTGGTCCGATTGCGGTTGCCAACCTTATCGGAGCAGACCTTGGGTGGGTCATCTTATTTGGGGTGATTGCAGGTATTCCAGCCATGATCATTGCGGGACCGTTGTTTGGAAAATATATTTCGGAAAAAATCAAGGCAGACATTCCTGAATACATCAAAGTCGAACAAAGCTACAAGCATCCGCTGCCAAGCTTCCGTCTTGTTGCCGGCTTGGTGTTTACCCCGATCATTTTGATTTTGTTGAATACCGTCTCCGGAGTGCTATTGGATAAAGGCAATGGATGGAGAGAGTTTTTAACCTTTCTTGGCCATCCCTTTGTCGCATTGACCATTACGGTTTTGCTTGCCTTCTATTATTTAGGCTCAAAAAGAGGCTATTCAAGGTCCGAAGTCCAGGAAATTGCTACCAAAGCGCTCGAGCCAGCAGGAATCATTATTCTTGTCACCGGTGCAGGTGGTGTGTTTAAACAAGTATTGATCGATTCAGGTGTCGGCCAGGTGATCGGCGACATGATGGGAAATTCAGGACTGCCGCCGATCGTACTTGCATTTTTGATTGCTTCCGTCGTTCGGGTGGCGCAGGGATCGGCGACGGTTGCCATGGTAACTTCCGCCGGTTTGATAGCCCCGCTGATTTCCAGTCTAGGATTGGAGGGGCCGGTCCTTGGTCTGATCGTTATTGCGATTGCCTCAGGTGCAACCATTCTTTCCCATGTGAATGATTCTGGATTCTGGCTGGTCAACCGCTATTTTGGCATGGACGTGAAGGATACCCTGAAATCATGGACCGTAATGGAGACGTTGATTGCGGTTGTTGGCTTTGCAGTTGTCTTTGTTCTAGGTCTGTTTATCGCTTAA
- the queC gene encoding 7-cyano-7-deazaguanine synthase QueC codes for MKKGKAIVVFSGGQDSTTCLFWALQRFEEVIAVTFDYGQRHNLELQCASEIAKDLNIEHHVLDMSLLNQLAPNALTRKDMEIKQDEGELPTTFVDGRNLLFLSFAAVLAKQKGAKHIVTGVCETDFSGYPDCRDVFVKSLNVTLNLAMDYEFVIDTPLMWLDKAETWQLSDQLDAFDYVRENTLTCYNGIKGDGCGECPACHLRKRGLDQYLAAKEGGMDS; via the coding sequence ATGAAAAAAGGAAAAGCAATTGTAGTATTCAGTGGAGGACAAGATAGTACGACTTGCCTCTTTTGGGCTCTTCAAAGATTTGAGGAAGTCATTGCAGTAACATTTGATTATGGACAGCGTCATAACTTGGAGCTTCAATGTGCAAGCGAAATTGCCAAGGATTTAAATATAGAACATCACGTTTTGGATATGTCCCTTCTGAACCAGCTTGCCCCAAATGCCTTAACAAGAAAGGATATGGAAATCAAGCAGGATGAAGGGGAGCTGCCGACAACATTTGTCGATGGACGGAATCTATTATTTCTTTCGTTTGCTGCTGTTTTGGCAAAGCAAAAAGGGGCGAAGCATATCGTAACGGGTGTCTGTGAAACAGACTTCAGCGGGTATCCTGATTGCCGCGATGTATTCGTAAAATCTTTAAATGTAACGCTGAATCTGGCTATGGATTATGAATTTGTAATTGATACACCGCTAATGTGGCTGGACAAAGCTGAAACATGGCAGCTTTCCGATCAATTGGATGCTTTTGACTATGTGCGTGAAAATACATTAACGTGCTATAACGGAATTAAAGGGGACGGCTGCGGAGAATGTCCAGCTTGCCACTTAAGAAAAAGAGGCCTTGATCAATACCTAGCTGCAAAAGAAGGGGGAATGGATTCATGA
- the queD gene encoding 6-carboxytetrahydropterin synthase QueD, producing MIQQIYPSVDHGFSFELNKDFQFAAAHYIPDERAGKCHQVHGHTYFANVTIVGDQLDDTGFLVNFQQIKKLIHDRFDHTLLNDDSLFSDEAPEQYPTTEIVAQSIFEVIQNHLDELENKPRCVQVFLRETPTSYVVYRPKRGGKNE from the coding sequence ATGATCCAACAGATTTATCCTTCCGTCGACCATGGCTTCTCATTTGAATTAAACAAGGATTTTCAATTTGCTGCTGCACACTATATTCCAGATGAACGTGCAGGAAAGTGCCATCAAGTGCATGGGCACACTTACTTTGCAAATGTGACTATCGTGGGGGATCAGTTGGATGATACTGGTTTCCTGGTTAATTTCCAACAGATAAAAAAACTGATTCATGATCGATTCGATCATACACTTCTCAATGATGACAGCCTATTCTCGGATGAAGCCCCCGAACAATATCCGACGACAGAAATAGTGGCACAATCCATCTTTGAAGTGATCCAAAATCATTTGGATGAGCTGGAGAATAAGCCGCGTTGTGTACAGGTTTTCCTCAGGGAAACACCTACCAGCTATGTTGTTTACCGGCCAAAAAGAGGTGGGAAGAATGAATAA
- the queE gene encoding 7-carboxy-7-deazaguanine synthase QueE: MNKFPVLEVFGPTVQGEGMVVGQKTMFVRTAGCDYSCSWCDSAFTWDGSAKDEIKMMTAEEIFHQLKMIGEDRFSHVTISGGNPALLKNLHELVGLLHENGIEVALETQGSKWQDWFLHIDDLTISPKPPSSLMKTDFHILSEIISRLQENRSNFSLKVVIFNEEDFVYAKDVHKRYPDVPFYLQAGNDLLAEDDDGKLLQHLVKRYEWLIEQTMGSSDLNNVRVLPQLHTYVWGNKKGV; encoded by the coding sequence ATGAATAAATTCCCTGTGCTCGAAGTTTTCGGCCCTACCGTCCAAGGGGAAGGAATGGTAGTCGGCCAAAAAACGATGTTCGTGCGGACTGCAGGATGCGATTATTCCTGTTCATGGTGTGACTCCGCATTTACATGGGATGGTTCTGCCAAAGATGAAATCAAAATGATGACGGCAGAGGAAATATTTCATCAGCTGAAAATGATTGGAGAAGACCGCTTCTCCCATGTAACGATTTCCGGGGGAAACCCTGCCTTATTGAAGAACCTTCATGAACTTGTAGGTTTGCTGCATGAAAACGGAATAGAAGTTGCGTTGGAAACCCAAGGAAGCAAGTGGCAGGATTGGTTCCTCCATATTGACGACCTGACCATTTCTCCTAAACCACCAAGTTCTTTGATGAAAACCGACTTTCACATCCTAAGCGAAATCATTTCCCGTTTACAGGAAAATCGAAGCAATTTCAGTCTAAAAGTGGTCATCTTCAATGAAGAAGATTTTGTTTATGCAAAAGATGTGCATAAGCGTTATCCTGATGTTCCCTTTTATTTGCAAGCTGGTAATGATTTACTTGCGGAAGATGACGACGGAAAGCTGCTTCAGCATCTGGTCAAAAGATATGAATGGCTTATCGAACAAACGATGGGCAGCAGCGACTTGAACAATGTACGTGTATTGCCGCAGCTTCATACGTATGTATGGGGAAATAAAAAAGGGGTTTGA
- a CDS encoding YihY/virulence factor BrkB family protein → MNSVNLLKEMGLRFFTLRVYDLSAQMAYYFLLSVFPFLLLIYSLVGYIPIQENAILEMIKPYAPESTYRLINDTLAYTVTEHKGNLLSLSLFFTLWLSSMGFQSMKRVLNEAYGIKGKHHFLKEVLEGLIMTVGFMFAILISVFVPVIERLLRHTLNEAIPMEQFYKLQLIVQWGMGSLFLLLFFLILFYFSPNIKLEWSTVIPGAVFSTICWQLVSLGFAAYVKENNYSVLYGQVGSIVVLMLWFYLSAMIIILGGILNAIISTGAD, encoded by the coding sequence ATGAACAGCGTAAATTTATTAAAAGAGATGGGTCTCCGTTTTTTTACTTTGAGAGTATATGATTTATCTGCTCAAATGGCCTATTATTTTTTACTTTCCGTGTTTCCATTTCTGCTCCTCATTTATTCCCTTGTCGGTTATATCCCGATTCAAGAAAATGCGATTCTTGAGATGATTAAACCGTATGCACCTGAAAGCACCTATCGCCTGATAAACGATACTTTGGCATATACAGTGACGGAACATAAAGGCAATCTATTATCATTGAGCCTGTTTTTTACGTTATGGTTATCCTCAATGGGCTTCCAAAGCATGAAAAGAGTCTTGAATGAGGCGTATGGCATCAAAGGGAAGCATCATTTTCTGAAAGAGGTATTGGAAGGACTCATCATGACGGTCGGGTTTATGTTTGCCATCTTAATATCTGTTTTTGTCCCTGTCATTGAACGCCTTTTGCGCCACACGCTTAATGAAGCCATTCCGATGGAGCAATTTTATAAGCTTCAATTGATCGTCCAATGGGGAATGGGAAGTCTCTTTTTATTATTGTTTTTTCTAATCCTCTTTTATTTTTCTCCAAACATAAAGCTGGAATGGAGCACGGTCATTCCGGGGGCGGTGTTCTCTACTATATGCTGGCAGCTTGTATCATTGGGTTTTGCCGCATATGTAAAGGAAAATAATTACTCTGTTTTGTATGGACAAGTAGGAAGCATCGTCGTTTTGATGCTGTGGTTTTATCTGTCTGCCATGATCATCATCCTTGGGGGAATATTGAATGCAATCATTTCAACCGGAGCGGATTAG
- a CDS encoding MurR/RpiR family transcriptional regulator: MLNQQYCIASIRSHYSQFSDTEKKIADYILGNPDKIIHSTINQLAEDLGVADSTVFRFCKRIGFKGYQAMKIALASEIVTPIKDIHETITEEDTVQTITEKVFRSNMKTIEDTLHITNESALESAVNMICSANRIDFFGNGGSGIIAMDAYHKFIRTGLTVYASNDSHIQLMTASQLTKNDCAVFISHSGSTTDILEVLKIAKDAGATTIGITNYGKSPLSKSVDIPLYTVSDETDYRSEALSSRIAQLTLIDALYVNIMTKRQSEGKQALKKMRSAISLKRL, encoded by the coding sequence ATTTTGAACCAACAATATTGTATAGCCAGCATTCGTTCTCATTATTCTCAGTTCAGTGATACAGAGAAGAAAATCGCTGATTATATACTGGGGAACCCTGATAAAATCATCCATAGTACAATCAATCAGCTGGCAGAGGATCTTGGTGTTGCCGATTCGACTGTCTTCCGTTTCTGTAAACGGATCGGTTTTAAGGGGTATCAAGCAATGAAGATTGCCCTCGCTTCAGAAATCGTCACCCCCATCAAGGATATACATGAGACAATAACTGAAGAGGACACAGTTCAGACGATTACCGAAAAAGTGTTTCGATCGAACATGAAGACGATAGAGGATACTCTGCATATCACAAATGAAAGCGCTTTAGAGTCTGCGGTGAATATGATTTGTTCCGCTAATAGGATTGATTTTTTTGGCAATGGCGGTTCTGGGATCATCGCCATGGACGCTTATCATAAATTCATCCGAACCGGGCTTACCGTGTATGCGTCGAATGACAGCCACATTCAATTGATGACAGCCTCACAGCTCACAAAAAATGATTGCGCCGTTTTCATCTCCCACTCCGGGTCGACGACTGATATTCTCGAGGTATTGAAAATAGCAAAAGACGCAGGTGCGACAACAATCGGAATAACCAATTATGGAAAATCCCCTTTAAGCAAAAGTGTGGACATCCCATTATATACGGTTTCGGATGAAACAGATTACCGATCCGAAGCACTATCTTCAAGGATCGCGCAGCTTACCTTGATCGATGCACTTTATGTAAATATCATGACCAAGAGACAAAGTGAAGGAAAGCAAGCACTCAAGAAAATGAGAAGTGCCATATCCCTTAAAAGATTATAA
- a CDS encoding GntP family permease: MSDSTLILVALAGIFLLLFLVMKTKLHAFVSLLLVSLLVGIGAGMPLGDVVKTIEKGMGGTLGFVAVVVGLGAIFGRMLEVSGGAERLAQTLIGKFGEKNAQWALGITGFLVAIPVFFDVGFIILVPIVYGLAKKTGKSLLYYGIPLLAGLAVTHSFIPPTPGPIAVANLIGADLGWVILFGAIAGVPAMILAGPVFGKYIAKKIHAEMPEYMKEHANTDKIYSKDLPSFALVASLISIPLVLILLNTFTGAILPEGNKVRTFFTFLGHPFVALTIATISTFILLGTKRGYSRDDVQEIATKALEPAGIIILVTGAGGVFKQVLIDSGVGDVLGNMMAGSSLPPILLAFIIATIVRVAQGSATVAMVTAAGLISPVISTLGLEGPVLGLIVIAIASGATIFSHVNDSGFWLVNRYFGLDVKDTLKSWTVMESIIAVVGFITVFVIGLFIA, from the coding sequence ATGTCAGATTCTACATTAATTTTAGTAGCGTTAGCCGGAATTTTCTTATTATTATTTCTTGTCATGAAAACAAAGCTGCACGCATTTGTATCTTTGCTTTTAGTGAGCTTGCTGGTAGGTATTGGCGCAGGCATGCCGCTCGGCGATGTTGTGAAAACCATTGAGAAAGGAATGGGGGGAACACTCGGTTTCGTAGCAGTGGTCGTTGGTCTCGGGGCAATATTTGGCAGGATGCTTGAAGTATCTGGGGGAGCAGAAAGACTGGCTCAAACATTGATCGGGAAATTCGGTGAAAAAAATGCTCAATGGGCATTAGGGATTACTGGATTTTTAGTTGCAATTCCTGTATTCTTTGATGTTGGATTCATCATTCTTGTTCCGATTGTTTACGGATTGGCTAAGAAAACAGGTAAATCATTATTGTATTATGGAATTCCATTATTGGCTGGATTAGCGGTCACACACAGCTTCATTCCGCCAACTCCAGGGCCTATAGCCGTTGCAAATCTGATTGGCGCCGATTTGGGCTGGGTAATCCTATTCGGGGCGATTGCTGGGGTTCCAGCTATGATCTTGGCTGGCCCGGTTTTTGGTAAGTACATAGCCAAGAAGATTCATGCAGAAATGCCTGAATATATGAAAGAACATGCTAATACGGATAAAATCTATAGTAAAGATTTGCCGAGCTTTGCACTGGTTGCATCATTGATATCCATTCCACTAGTATTGATTTTATTGAATACATTTACTGGTGCAATACTTCCTGAAGGTAATAAAGTACGTACATTCTTTACCTTTTTAGGTCATCCATTCGTGGCATTGACAATCGCTACGATATCAACTTTCATTTTATTGGGAACGAAGCGCGGATATTCCCGTGACGATGTTCAAGAAATCGCAACAAAAGCACTCGAGCCAGCTGGAATCATTATTTTGGTCACTGGTGCCGGCGGTGTGTTCAAGCAAGTATTAATTGATTCAGGTGTTGGTGATGTTCTCGGAAACATGATGGCAGGTTCAAGCTTGCCGCCGATTTTGCTGGCTTTTATCATTGCAACGATTGTTCGGGTTGCCCAAGGGTCTGCGACAGTAGCGATGGTCACTGCAGCAGGATTGATATCACCGGTAATCAGCACTTTAGGGCTAGAAGGTCCAGTTCTTGGCCTGATTGTAATTGCGATTGCATCAGGTGCAACAATCTTCTCGCATGTAAATGACTCTGGTTTCTGGCTGGTCAACCGCTACTTCGGTCTTGATGTCAAAGATACATTGAAATCTTGGACAGTGATGGAATCGATAATCGCGGTGGTAGGATTCATCACCGTATTTGTAATCGGATTATTTATTGCATAA
- the gntK gene encoding gluconokinase — translation MIGVDIGTTSTKAVLFKKDGSALSRHAVEYPLLTPNPATAEQDPDEIFRAVLASIKGCIDETGIRPEDIEFVSFSAAMHSLILVDENGTPLTKSITWADNRSAAWAEKLKNGNGHDIYLRTGTPIHPMSPLVKILWLNEEHSELISKAAKYISIKEYVFYKLFGVYVVDHSIASATGMFNLNELDWDEGALALIDVTKDKLSEPVSTTYALEGLSEEHASLMGLTRRVPFIVGASDGVLSNLGVNAIDPGVVALTIGTSGAIRTVSDHPVTDPKGRIFCYALTENHWVIGGPVNNGGMIFRWAKNELAASEIETAKRLGVDPYDLLTEMADKVGPGSEGLLFHPYLAGERAPLWNADARGSFFGLGLHHKKEHMVRAVLEGIVMNLYTVLLALGELVGEPKQIQATGGFARSQVWRQLLADVFGHEVTVPESFESSCLGAVVLGMYGMGEIKDFSVVKEMVGSVHSHKPSSEAAEIYEELIPMFIRISRLLEQEYSEIAKFQHKYVTK, via the coding sequence ATGATCGGTGTCGATATCGGGACTACAAGTACAAAAGCGGTCCTATTTAAAAAAGACGGCAGTGCTCTGAGCAGACATGCAGTTGAATACCCCTTATTAACCCCTAATCCTGCGACTGCCGAACAAGATCCGGATGAAATATTCCGTGCGGTGCTGGCCTCGATTAAGGGCTGTATCGATGAAACGGGCATCAGACCTGAAGATATCGAGTTTGTGTCATTCAGTGCTGCGATGCACAGTTTGATTTTAGTGGACGAAAATGGTACTCCCCTTACGAAGTCAATAACTTGGGCAGATAATAGAAGTGCGGCCTGGGCTGAGAAATTAAAGAATGGCAATGGCCACGATATTTATTTGCGTACGGGTACTCCCATTCATCCGATGTCGCCATTGGTCAAGATTCTCTGGCTAAATGAAGAACATTCTGAATTGATTTCGAAGGCAGCCAAATATATTTCCATTAAGGAATATGTTTTTTATAAATTATTTGGTGTTTATGTTGTGGATCATTCCATTGCGTCAGCAACAGGGATGTTCAACTTAAACGAATTGGATTGGGACGAAGGGGCTCTCGCCTTGATCGATGTAACCAAAGATAAATTATCTGAACCTGTTTCGACAACATATGCTTTAGAAGGGCTCTCGGAGGAGCATGCATCACTTATGGGGTTGACACGCCGCGTTCCATTTATCGTGGGGGCGAGTGATGGCGTATTATCCAATCTGGGAGTGAACGCAATTGATCCTGGTGTTGTGGCTTTGACGATCGGGACAAGCGGTGCAATACGGACCGTCTCCGATCATCCTGTGACGGATCCTAAAGGCAGGATCTTTTGTTATGCGTTGACTGAGAATCATTGGGTAATCGGCGGACCTGTGAACAATGGAGGAATGATCTTCCGCTGGGCGAAGAATGAATTGGCAGCATCAGAGATTGAAACGGCAAAAAGACTTGGAGTCGATCCATACGATTTATTGACTGAAATGGCCGACAAAGTTGGACCAGGTTCCGAAGGCTTACTTTTCCACCCATATTTGGCTGGTGAAAGGGCACCTTTATGGAATGCAGATGCGCGAGGATCTTTCTTCGGCCTTGGCTTGCATCATAAGAAGGAACATATGGTCAGAGCAGTGTTGGAAGGAATAGTCATGAATTTATATACCGTTCTATTGGCACTCGGAGAGTTGGTCGGGGAACCGAAGCAGATTCAAGCAACCGGTGGCTTTGCAAGGTCACAAGTTTGGAGACAATTGCTTGCGGACGTTTTCGGACATGAAGTGACCGTACCGGAAAGCTTTGAAAGTTCATGCTTGGGAGCTGTTGTGCTGGGGATGTATGGTATGGGTGAAATAAAAGATTTTTCTGTGGTCAAAGAGATGGTTGGCTCAGTTCATTCACACAAGCCAAGTTCCGAAGCTGCTGAGATTTATGAGGAATTGATTCCGATGTTCATCAGGATTTCCCGATTATTGGAACAGGAATATAGCGAAATTGCGAAATTCCAGCATAAATATGTGACCAAATGA
- a CDS encoding LamB/YcsF family protein, which translates to MTKKIDLNCDIGESFGQYKQGNDRDIMPHVTSANIACGFHAGDPNVMAETIALAVENKVAIGAHPGLPDLVGFGRRKMEITPEDAYCITTYQIGALEAFLRRYGRRLHHVKPHGALYNMSAVHRTLAEAIVKAVHDFDSSLILYGLSGSELTHSAEKIGLQVGYEIFADRTYQHDGTLTPRNHPRAMITDINQCIEQSMEIMTHQRVKTVDGSVIPLKGNTICLHSDGNHALSFSKMLKDTFQSQGFEVAAL; encoded by the coding sequence TTGACGAAGAAAATCGATCTCAATTGTGATATAGGAGAAAGTTTTGGCCAATATAAACAAGGAAATGACCGGGATATTATGCCGCATGTAACATCAGCCAATATTGCGTGCGGATTCCATGCCGGCGATCCAAATGTAATGGCTGAGACCATTGCATTGGCAGTAGAAAACAAAGTGGCGATCGGGGCACATCCCGGCCTTCCCGACCTTGTCGGATTCGGAAGAAGAAAAATGGAAATCACACCAGAAGATGCCTATTGTATCACAACGTATCAAATCGGCGCCCTCGAAGCATTTTTAAGGAGGTACGGACGTAGATTACACCATGTAAAGCCACACGGTGCACTATATAATATGTCAGCAGTGCATCGAACTCTGGCAGAAGCAATCGTGAAAGCGGTCCATGATTTCGATTCATCACTGATCCTTTACGGTCTCTCAGGAAGTGAACTGACCCACTCTGCGGAAAAAATCGGTCTCCAAGTCGGGTATGAGATTTTTGCCGACCGCACATACCAACACGATGGCACATTGACTCCCAGGAATCATCCACGTGCCATGATCACCGATATTAACCAATGCATAGAGCAATCTATGGAAATTATGACTCATCAACGCGTGAAAACCGTAGACGGCAGCGTCATCCCTTTAAAAGGAAATACTATTTGCCTTCACAGCGATGGCAACCATGCCTTATCATTTTCCAAAATGCTGAAAGATACATTCCAAAGTCAAGGATTTGAAGTCGCTGCTCTGTAG
- a CDS encoding 5-oxoprolinase subunit C family protein yields the protein MGILVLKPGLLTTIQDLGRIGYQNLGVMIGGAMDKFAHSAANVLVENDVDEPTIEATLAGPHLQFRQSALIALCGADFHPLLNDKKVEMGSPLHVNQGDILKLNNASNGARAYIAVKGGIISETFLGSCSTDMKMQRGGLNGRRFKRGDVIELKATHLKSSIHSGWKASASLFTYLEQKTIRVNEGLQYNWFSEESRHRFFEEKFTVLPQSDRMGIRLQGPNLSRLSKNELLTEGVTMGSIQVPPSGAPIVLMADRQTTGGYPKIAQVISRDLHALAQKKPGDTLSFEFISVKEAQRLIKEENKLMSQLSFAVTAKS from the coding sequence ATGGGGATTTTGGTTCTTAAGCCAGGGCTGCTGACAACGATTCAGGATCTCGGGCGTATAGGGTATCAGAATTTGGGTGTAATGATCGGCGGTGCAATGGACAAATTCGCACACTCCGCTGCAAATGTGCTTGTTGAAAATGATGTGGATGAACCTACCATTGAGGCCACACTTGCCGGACCGCACCTGCAATTCAGACAATCCGCACTTATCGCTTTATGCGGCGCCGACTTCCACCCCTTATTAAATGACAAAAAAGTGGAAATGGGGAGTCCGCTACACGTGAATCAAGGTGATATATTAAAATTAAACAACGCCTCCAATGGTGCAAGGGCTTATATTGCAGTTAAAGGAGGCATCATCTCTGAAACATTCCTGGGAAGCTGCTCTACAGACATGAAAATGCAGCGCGGAGGATTAAATGGAAGAAGATTCAAGAGGGGCGATGTGATTGAACTGAAGGCCACCCATTTGAAATCCAGCATTCATTCCGGCTGGAAAGCATCAGCCAGTCTTTTCACTTATCTGGAACAAAAAACGATCCGCGTCAATGAAGGATTGCAATACAATTGGTTTTCCGAAGAAAGCCGACACCGGTTCTTCGAAGAGAAATTTACTGTCCTTCCCCAATCAGACCGGATGGGCATACGACTGCAAGGTCCAAACCTTTCAAGATTAAGCAAAAATGAACTTTTAACGGAAGGCGTCACAATGGGAAGCATCCAGGTCCCCCCATCAGGTGCTCCAATTGTACTGATGGCCGATCGTCAAACGACCGGAGGATATCCTAAAATAGCCCAGGTCATCAGCCGTGATTTGCACGCTTTGGCCCAAAAAAAACCTGGGGACACATTGTCATTCGAGTTCATTTCCGTTAAAGAAGCGCAAAGATTAATTAAGGAAGAGAATAAACTGATGTCACAGCTGAGTTTTGCTGTTACCGCCAAATCATGA
- the pxpB gene encoding 5-oxoprolinase subunit PxpB, translating to MASFYYIAPLGDQAMIVSFTNEISNEINRLVHWAAEQIIDAQIPAITEVVPAFCTLTIHYNPLKVDGEYPFEIVRTKVSDALTDDPSQLQLNKELIKIPVCYDLKWGKDLEEVAKYNNLSVDEVVKRHCQKKYLVYFLGFTPGFPFMGEVDPKIAMPRKNTPRTSIPKGSVGIAGIQTGIYPVSSPGGWQIIGRTPVDLFNPNNETPALLKPGYQVQFFPISENEFINWGED from the coding sequence TTGGCTTCTTTCTATTATATTGCTCCATTGGGAGATCAAGCAATGATCGTTTCCTTTACAAATGAAATTTCAAATGAGATCAATAGGCTTGTCCATTGGGCTGCCGAGCAGATTATAGATGCACAAATACCAGCGATCACAGAGGTCGTTCCTGCTTTTTGTACATTAACCATCCATTATAATCCCCTGAAAGTAGATGGCGAATATCCATTCGAAATTGTGAGAACTAAAGTATCCGATGCTTTAACAGATGATCCTTCACAGCTTCAGTTGAATAAGGAATTGATCAAAATCCCCGTCTGCTATGACTTGAAATGGGGAAAAGACCTCGAAGAAGTGGCGAAATATAACAATCTTTCTGTAGATGAAGTCGTCAAAAGGCACTGTCAAAAAAAATATTTGGTTTACTTCCTTGGATTCACACCAGGGTTTCCTTTTATGGGGGAAGTCGATCCAAAAATCGCCATGCCCAGAAAGAACACGCCGAGAACCTCCATTCCAAAAGGATCTGTCGGCATAGCTGGGATTCAGACAGGAATATACCCTGTTTCCAGCCCTGGCGGCTGGCAAATTATCGGCCGCACTCCAGTAGACCTCTTTAACCCAAATAATGAAACTCCTGCCTTATTGAAACCCGGATATCAGGTTCAGTTTTTTCCTATATCTGAAAATGAATTTATTAATTGGGGGGAAGATTGA